Proteins encoded by one window of Enterobacter hormaechei subsp. xiangfangensis:
- the metE gene encoding 5-methyltetrahydropteroyltriglutamate--homocysteine S-methyltransferase gives MTIRTHTLGFPRVGLRRELKKAQESYWAGNATREELLAVGRELRARHWDQQKQAGVDLLPVGDFAWYDHVLTTSLLLGNVPARHQNNDGSVDIDTLFRIGRGRAPTGEPAAAAEMTKWFNTNYHYMVPEFVKGQQFKLTWTQLLDEVDEALALGHQVKPVLLGPVTYLWLGKVKGEQFDRLSLLNDILPVYKQVLIELGKRGIQWVQIDEPALVLELPQAWLDAFKPAYDALTGQVKLLLTTYFEGVTPNLDTITALPVQGLHVDLFHGKDDVAELHKRLPAEWLLSAGLVNGRNVWRADLTEKYAQIKDIVGKRELWVASSCSLLHSPIDLSVETRLDPEVKSWFAFALQKCEELALLRDALNSGDTAAITHWSAPIQARRHSTRVHNPAVEKRLAAITARDSQRQSPYEVRAEAQRARFNLPAWPTTTIGSFPQTTEIRGLRLDFKKGNLDANHYRTGIAEHIKQAIVEQERLGLDVLVHGEAERNDMVEYFGEHLDGFVFTQNGWVQSYGSRCVKPPVVIGDVSRPEAITVEWAKYAQSLTDKPVKGMLTGPVTILCWSFPREDVSRETIAKQIALALRDEVADLEAAGIGIIQIDEPALREGLPLRRSDWDAYLQWGVEAFRLNAAVAKDDTQIHTHMCYCEFNDIMDSIAALDADVITIETSRSDMELLESFEEFDYPNEIGPGVYDIHSPNVPSVEWIESLLQKAAQRIPAERLWVNPDCGLKTRGWPETRAALANMVQAAQNLRQA, from the coding sequence ATGACAATCCGCACTCACACTCTCGGTTTCCCTCGCGTTGGTCTGCGTCGCGAGCTGAAAAAAGCGCAAGAAAGCTACTGGGCGGGTAACGCCACCCGCGAAGAACTGCTGGCGGTGGGACGCGAGCTGCGCGCGCGTCACTGGGATCAGCAAAAACAGGCGGGCGTAGACCTGCTGCCGGTGGGCGATTTCGCCTGGTACGACCATGTTCTGACCACCAGCCTGCTGCTTGGCAACGTGCCGGCTCGTCATCAGAACAACGATGGATCGGTGGATATCGATACCCTGTTCCGCATCGGCCGTGGCCGCGCGCCAACGGGTGAGCCAGCGGCAGCGGCGGAAATGACCAAGTGGTTTAACACCAACTATCACTATATGGTGCCGGAGTTCGTTAAGGGCCAGCAGTTCAAACTGACCTGGACCCAGCTTCTGGATGAAGTGGACGAAGCGCTGGCGCTGGGTCACCAGGTGAAACCCGTGCTGCTGGGGCCGGTCACCTACCTGTGGCTGGGCAAAGTGAAAGGTGAGCAGTTCGACCGCCTCAGCCTGCTGAACGATATTCTGCCGGTTTATAAGCAGGTGCTGATTGAGCTGGGTAAGCGCGGTATTCAGTGGGTGCAAATCGATGAACCGGCGCTGGTGCTTGAGCTGCCGCAGGCGTGGCTGGATGCCTTCAAACCGGCGTATGACGCGCTCACGGGCCAGGTGAAGCTGCTGCTGACCACCTATTTCGAGGGCGTAACGCCTAACCTCGACACCATTACTGCGCTGCCGGTTCAGGGTCTGCATGTTGATCTCTTTCACGGCAAAGACGATGTGGCAGAGTTGCACAAGCGTCTGCCTGCGGAGTGGCTGCTCTCTGCCGGTCTGGTGAATGGTCGTAACGTCTGGCGTGCCGATCTCACCGAGAAATATGCACAAATTAAGGACATTGTCGGTAAACGTGAATTGTGGGTAGCCTCTTCCTGTTCCCTGCTGCACAGCCCGATCGACCTGAGCGTAGAGACCCGACTCGACCCTGAGGTGAAAAGCTGGTTTGCCTTTGCCCTGCAAAAGTGTGAGGAGCTGGCTCTGCTGCGCGACGCGTTGAACAGCGGCGACACGGCAGCGATTACCCACTGGAGCGCTCCGATCCAGGCGCGCCGTCACTCGACGCGCGTGCATAACCCGGCGGTGGAAAAACGTCTGGCGGCCATCACTGCCCGGGACAGCCAGCGCCAGAGCCCGTATGAAGTGCGCGCCGAAGCCCAGCGTGCGCGCTTTAACCTGCCCGCGTGGCCGACCACAACCATCGGCTCCTTCCCGCAGACTACCGAGATCCGCGGCCTGCGCCTGGACTTCAAAAAGGGCAATCTGGATGCGAATCACTACCGCACCGGCATTGCGGAACACATCAAACAGGCGATCGTCGAGCAGGAACGTCTGGGTCTGGACGTGCTGGTGCACGGCGAGGCCGAGCGTAACGATATGGTGGAATACTTCGGTGAACACCTGGACGGCTTTGTCTTTACCCAGAACGGCTGGGTGCAAAGCTACGGCTCCCGCTGCGTGAAGCCGCCGGTGGTGATCGGCGACGTCAGCCGCCCGGAAGCGATCACCGTGGAGTGGGCGAAGTATGCCCAGTCTCTGACCGACAAACCGGTAAAAGGCATGCTGACGGGGCCGGTGACCATTCTCTGCTGGTCGTTCCCGCGTGAAGATGTATCCCGGGAAACCATCGCCAAACAGATCGCCCTGGCGCTGCGTGATGAAGTGGCGGATCTGGAAGCGGCGGGGATTGGCATCATTCAGATCGACGAACCGGCGCTGCGTGAAGGGTTGCCGCTGCGTCGCAGCGACTGGGATGCTTACTTACAGTGGGGCGTGGAGGCTTTCCGCCTCAACGCGGCCGTCGCGAAGGACGACACGCAGATCCACACCCACATGTGTTACTGCGAATTTAACGACATCATGGACTCCATTGCCGCGCTCGACGCCGATGTGATCACCATCGAGACCTCGCGTTCAGACATGGAGCTGCTGGAGTCGTTCGAAGAGTTCGACTACCCGAACGAAATCGGGCCGGGCGTGTATGACATTCACTCCCCTAACGTGCCAAGCGTGGAGTGGATTGAATCGCTGCTGCAAAAAGCGGCCCAGCGCATCCCGGCGGAACGTCTGTGGGTAAACCCGGACTGCGGCCTGAAAACTCGCGGCTGGCCTGAAACCCGCGCGGCGCTGGCGAACATGGTGCAGGCGGCGCAGAATTTGCGTCAGGCGTAG
- a CDS encoding dienelactone hydrolase family protein, translating to MTEKIGFAPAAAPHASTIVSTPEEAITAGETSIPSQGENMPAYHARPKSADGPLPIVIVVQEIFGVHEHIRDLCRRLALEGYLAVAPELYFRQGDPNDYSDIPTLFSNLVSKVPDAQVLADLDHVASWAARNGGDPHRLMVTGFCWGGRISWLYAAHNPQLKAAVAWYGKLVGEKTLNSPKHPVDIATDLNAPVLGLYGGQDTGIPLDTVETMRHALRAANAKAEIVVYPDAGHAFNADYRPSYHAESAKDGWQRMLAWFSQYGGKKA from the coding sequence ATGACTGAAAAAATCGGTTTTGCACCTGCTGCGGCCCCGCACGCTTCAACCATCGTCTCAACCCCTGAAGAAGCCATTACCGCAGGCGAGACCTCCATTCCCTCCCAGGGAGAGAACATGCCAGCGTACCACGCGCGGCCAAAATCTGCCGATGGCCCGCTGCCCATCGTGATCGTGGTGCAGGAAATATTTGGCGTTCATGAACATATTCGCGACCTCTGCCGCCGTCTGGCGCTGGAAGGTTACCTGGCCGTTGCGCCGGAACTCTATTTCCGTCAGGGCGATCCGAATGATTACAGCGACATCCCGACGCTGTTCAGCAACCTGGTCAGCAAAGTGCCGGACGCGCAGGTACTGGCCGATCTCGACCACGTTGCCAGTTGGGCGGCGCGCAACGGTGGCGACCCGCACCGTCTGATGGTGACCGGCTTCTGTTGGGGTGGACGCATTAGCTGGCTGTATGCCGCGCACAATCCGCAGTTGAAAGCGGCCGTGGCCTGGTACGGCAAACTGGTGGGCGAAAAGACGCTGAACTCGCCGAAACATCCGGTTGATATCGCCACCGATTTAAATGCCCCGGTGCTAGGGCTGTATGGCGGTCAGGATACCGGCATTCCGCTTGATACCGTCGAGACCATGCGCCACGCGCTGCGGGCGGCAAACGCGAAGGCCGAAATCGTGGTGTACCCGGATGCGGGACACGCGTTTAATGCCGATTATCGTCCGAGCTATCACGCGGAATCCGCGAAAGATGGCTGGCAGAGAATGCTGGCGTGGTTCAGCCAGTACGGCGGGAAGAAAGCGTAA
- the udp gene encoding uridine phosphorylase yields the protein MSKSDVFHLGLTKNDLQGATLAIVPGDPERVEKIAALMDKPVKLAAHREFTTWRAELDGKAVIVCSTGIGGPSTSIAVEELAQLGIRTFLRIGTTGAIQPHINVGDVLVTTASVRLDGASLHFAPMEFPAVADFECTTALVEAAKSVGATTHVGVTASSDTFYPGQERYDTFSGRVVSRFKGSMEEWQSMGVMNYEMESATLLTMCASQGLRAGMVAGVIVNRTQQEIPNAETMKQTESHAVKIVVEAARRLI from the coding sequence ATGTCTAAGTCTGATGTTTTTCATCTCGGCCTCACTAAAAACGATTTACAAGGGGCTACGCTTGCTATCGTCCCTGGCGATCCAGAGCGTGTGGAAAAGATCGCCGCGCTGATGGATAAGCCGGTTAAGCTGGCAGCGCATCGCGAATTCACCACCTGGCGCGCAGAGCTGGACGGTAAAGCGGTGATCGTGTGCTCTACCGGTATTGGTGGCCCGTCTACCTCTATCGCCGTTGAAGAGCTGGCGCAGCTGGGCATTCGTACTTTCCTGCGCATCGGCACCACAGGCGCCATTCAGCCGCACATCAACGTGGGCGACGTGCTGGTTACCACCGCATCCGTGCGTCTGGACGGGGCAAGCCTGCACTTTGCACCGATGGAATTCCCGGCAGTGGCTGATTTCGAATGCACCACCGCGCTGGTTGAAGCCGCGAAATCCGTGGGCGCCACCACCCACGTGGGCGTAACTGCCTCTTCCGATACCTTCTACCCGGGCCAGGAGCGTTACGACACCTTCTCTGGTCGCGTGGTGAGCCGTTTCAAAGGCTCCATGGAAGAGTGGCAGTCGATGGGCGTCATGAACTACGAAATGGAATCTGCGACGCTGCTGACCATGTGCGCGAGCCAGGGTCTGCGTGCCGGTATGGTGGCGGGCGTTATCGTCAACCGTACCCAACAGGAGATCCCGAACGCTGAAACCATGAAGCAGACTGAAAGCCATGCGGTGAAAATCGTGGTTGAAGCGGCGCGCCGCCTGATCTAA
- the rmuC gene encoding DNA recombination protein RmuC, translated as MDISILVYAVVALVSVGIGWLISGYQHAQQKAEQLAEREEIVAELSATKQQLALSDHWRDECELLNNELRNLRDINTSLEADLREVTTRLESTQLHAEDKIRQMINSEQRLSEQFENLANRIFEHSNRRVDEQNRQSLNSLLTPLREQLDGFRRQVQDSFGQEARERHTLAHEIRNLQQLNAQMAQEAVNLTRALKGDNKAQGNWGEVVMTRVLEASGLREGYEYETQVSIENDARSRMQPDVIVRLPQGKDVVIDAKMTLVAYERYFNAEDDYTRETALQEHIASVRNHIRLLGRKDYQQLPGLRSLDYVLMFIPVEPAFLLALDRQPELITEALKNNIMLVSPTTLLVALRTIANLWRYEHQSRNAQQIADRASKLYDKMRLFVDDMSSVGQSLDRAQDNYRQAMKKLSSGRGNLLAQAEAFRSLGVEVKREINPELVEQATAQDEEFRLREGDGEQNSRNEDNGLAASLSPEAQPARFFHGG; from the coding sequence GTGGATATCTCAATCCTGGTTTATGCGGTAGTTGCGCTGGTGAGCGTGGGGATTGGCTGGCTCATTTCCGGCTACCAGCATGCGCAGCAGAAAGCCGAACAGCTGGCAGAGCGCGAAGAGATCGTCGCCGAACTCAGCGCAACGAAACAACAGCTTGCGCTGAGTGACCACTGGCGCGACGAGTGCGAACTGCTCAATAACGAACTGCGCAATCTGCGTGATATCAATACCTCGCTGGAGGCCGATCTCCGTGAAGTGACCACCCGTCTTGAGTCCACCCAACTGCACGCCGAAGACAAAATCCGTCAGATGATCAACAGCGAGCAGCGTCTTAGCGAGCAGTTTGAGAACCTCGCGAACCGCATTTTTGAGCACAGCAATCGCCGCGTGGATGAGCAGAACCGTCAGAGCCTGAACAGCCTGCTGACGCCCCTGCGTGAGCAGTTGGACGGCTTTCGACGTCAGGTACAGGACAGCTTTGGTCAGGAGGCCCGCGAGCGCCACACGCTGGCGCATGAAATTCGTAATCTCCAGCAGCTGAATGCGCAGATGGCGCAGGAGGCGGTTAACCTGACGCGCGCACTGAAAGGTGATAACAAAGCGCAGGGAAACTGGGGCGAAGTGGTCATGACGCGCGTGCTGGAGGCCTCTGGCCTGCGCGAAGGATACGAATACGAAACGCAGGTCAGCATTGAAAACGATGCGCGCTCGCGGATGCAGCCGGATGTCATTGTTCGTCTGCCACAGGGCAAAGATGTGGTTATCGACGCCAAAATGACGCTGGTGGCCTATGAGCGCTACTTCAACGCGGAAGATGACTACACCCGCGAAACAGCGTTGCAGGAGCACATCGCCTCCGTGCGTAACCATATCCGTCTGCTGGGCAGAAAAGATTATCAGCAGTTGCCGGGGCTGCGATCGCTGGATTATGTGCTGATGTTCATTCCGGTTGAGCCAGCCTTCCTGCTGGCGCTCGACAGACAGCCCGAACTGATCACCGAAGCGCTGAAAAATAACATTATGCTGGTCAGCCCCACCACGCTACTGGTGGCGTTACGTACCATTGCCAACCTGTGGCGCTATGAGCACCAAAGCCGTAACGCGCAGCAGATTGCCGATCGCGCCAGCAAGCTGTACGACAAAATGCGGCTGTTTGTGGACGATATGTCCTCGGTGGGGCAAAGCCTGGATCGCGCGCAGGATAACTACCGCCAGGCGATGAAAAAACTCTCCTCCGGGCGTGGCAATTTGCTGGCGCAGGCGGAGGCGTTTCGCAGCCTGGGGGTGGAAGTTAAACGCGAGATTAATCCGGAACTGGTGGAGCAGGCTACCGCTCAGGACGAAGAGTTTCGTCTGCGTGAAGGCGACGGTGAGCAAAATAGCCGCAATGAAGACAACGGTTTAGCGGCGAGTTTATCCCCCGAAGCGCAGCCGGCACGTTTCTTTCACGGTGGTTGA
- the ubiE gene encoding bifunctional demethylmenaquinone methyltransferase/2-methoxy-6-polyprenyl-1,4-benzoquinol methylase UbiE: protein MVDDSQDTTHFGFQTVAKAQKADMVAHVFHSVAAKYDVMNDLMSFGIHRLWKRFTIDCSGVRRGQTVLDLAGGTGDLTAKFSRLVGETGRVVLADINDSMLKMGREKLRNIGVVGNVEYVQANAEALPFPDNTFDCITISFGLRNVTDKDKALRSMYRVLKPGGRLLVLEFSKPIIDPLSKAYDAYSFHVLPRIGELVANDAESYRYLAESIRMHPDQDTLKAMMQDAEFENVEYFNMTAGVVALHRGYKF, encoded by the coding sequence ATGGTTGACGATTCACAAGACACAACGCACTTTGGCTTTCAGACTGTCGCCAAAGCGCAGAAAGCTGACATGGTGGCCCACGTATTTCATTCCGTGGCGGCGAAGTACGATGTGATGAATGATTTGATGTCATTCGGCATTCATCGCTTGTGGAAGCGCTTCACTATTGATTGCAGCGGCGTGCGCCGTGGACAAACGGTGCTGGATTTAGCCGGAGGCACAGGGGATCTGACCGCTAAATTCTCCCGTCTGGTTGGCGAAACCGGCCGCGTGGTGCTGGCGGATATCAACGACTCCATGCTGAAAATGGGACGCGAAAAGCTGCGTAACATCGGCGTGGTAGGCAACGTTGAATATGTTCAGGCCAACGCCGAAGCGCTGCCGTTCCCGGATAATACGTTCGACTGCATCACCATCTCTTTCGGTCTGCGTAACGTGACCGATAAAGATAAAGCGCTGCGCTCCATGTACCGCGTGCTGAAACCGGGCGGCCGACTGCTGGTTCTCGAGTTTTCTAAACCGATTATCGACCCGCTGAGCAAAGCTTACGATGCCTATTCCTTCCACGTTTTGCCGCGCATCGGCGAGCTGGTGGCAAACGATGCAGAAAGTTACCGTTATCTGGCCGAATCCATCCGAATGCACCCGGATCAGGACACGCTGAAAGCGATGATGCAGGATGCCGAGTTTGAAAACGTGGAATACTTCAATATGACGGCGGGTGTCGTCGCGCTGCATCGTGGTTACAAGTTCTGA
- the ubiJ gene encoding ubiquinone biosynthesis protein UbiJ: MPIKPLVTAGIENVLNAFLYRAPALKTARQRLNGKVLRIVLKEFSTPLVLVFSERQLDVLGEWEGEADCSVITHMSVLPKLRDRQQMTALIRSGELEVEGDIQVVQNFVALSDQAEFDPAELLAPYIGDIAAEGISKTLRTGSAFLRKGLLRQQRYAAEVLTEEWRMAPGPLEVAWFAEETAAVERAVDALTKRLEKLEGK; this comes from the coding sequence GTGCCCATTAAACCCTTAGTCACCGCAGGCATCGAGAATGTACTGAATGCCTTTCTGTATCGCGCTCCGGCGCTGAAAACCGCACGTCAGCGGCTTAACGGAAAGGTGCTGCGCATCGTGTTAAAGGAGTTCTCGACGCCGCTTGTGCTGGTCTTCAGCGAACGTCAGCTTGACGTTCTGGGGGAGTGGGAAGGCGAAGCTGATTGCTCGGTAATTACGCACATGAGCGTCTTACCAAAACTGCGTGACCGTCAGCAGATGACGGCGCTTATTCGCAGCGGTGAGCTGGAGGTCGAAGGCGATATTCAGGTGGTACAGAACTTCGTTGCACTCAGCGATCAGGCTGAATTCGACCCGGCGGAACTGCTGGCGCCCTATATCGGCGACATCGCGGCTGAAGGGATAAGCAAAACGCTGCGCACGGGTTCCGCTTTCCTGCGTAAAGGTCTGCTCCGTCAACAGCGCTATGCTGCCGAGGTGCTGACCGAAGAGTGGCGTATGGCGCCGGGGCCTTTAGAAGTCGCCTGGTTTGCAGAAGAGACCGCGGCAGTTGAGCGCGCAGTTGATGCGTTAACCAAACGGCTGGAAAAACTGGAGGGCAAATGA
- the ubiB gene encoding ubiquinone biosynthesis regulatory protein kinase UbiB, whose protein sequence is MTPGEIRRLYFIVRTFLSYGLDELIPRMRITLPLRLWRRTLFWMPNRHKDQELGARLRLALQELGPVWIKFGQMLSTRRDLFPPQIADQLALLQDRVAPFDGERAKKQIEEAMGNIPIETWFDDFDIQPLASASIAQVHTARLKENGKEVVIKVIRPDILPVIKADMKLIYRLARWVPRLLPDGRRLRPLEVVREYEKTLIDELNLLRESANAIQLRRNFEDSPMLYVPEVYSDYCSQNMMVMERIYGIPVSDVTALEKQGTNMKLLAERGVQVFFTQVFRDSFFHADMHPGNIFVSYEHPEDPKYIGIDCGIVGSLNKEDKRYLAENFIAFFNRDYRKVAELHVDSGWVPPDTNVEEFEFAIRTVCEPIFEKPLSEISFGHVLLNLFNTARRFNMEVQPQLVLLQKTLLYVEGVGRQLYPQLDLWKTAKPFLESWIKDQVGIPALVRSLKEKGPFWIEKMPEIPELVYDSLRQSKNLQHSMDKIAHELQSSRVRQGQSRYLFGIGATLLISGTLLLINRPDWEMMPAWIMAAGVVVWLAGWRKTR, encoded by the coding sequence ATGACGCCTGGTGAAATTCGGCGCCTCTATTTTATCGTTCGCACCTTTTTGAGCTACGGGCTCGACGAGCTTATCCCCAGAATGCGTATCACTCTGCCGCTTCGGCTTTGGCGTCGCACGCTGTTCTGGATGCCGAATCGCCATAAGGATCAGGAGCTGGGCGCACGCCTGCGTCTTGCGTTGCAGGAGCTGGGACCGGTCTGGATCAAGTTTGGGCAGATGCTCTCAACACGTCGCGACCTTTTTCCACCGCAGATTGCCGATCAGCTCGCACTATTGCAGGATCGCGTCGCTCCGTTTGACGGAGAGAGAGCGAAGAAACAAATCGAAGAAGCGATGGGCAATATCCCCATCGAGACCTGGTTTGATGATTTCGATATTCAGCCTCTGGCCTCTGCCTCTATTGCGCAGGTTCATACTGCGCGCCTGAAGGAAAATGGCAAAGAGGTGGTCATTAAAGTGATTCGTCCGGATATCCTGCCGGTTATCAAAGCAGACATGAAGCTGATTTATCGCCTGGCTCGCTGGGTGCCGCGTCTGTTGCCGGATGGCCGCCGTCTGCGTCCGCTGGAAGTGGTACGGGAATACGAAAAAACGCTGATTGATGAGCTTAACCTGCTGCGTGAATCGGCGAACGCCATTCAGCTGCGTCGAAACTTTGAAGACAGCCCGATGCTGTATGTTCCTGAAGTCTATTCTGACTATTGCAGTCAGAACATGATGGTGATGGAACGTATCTACGGTATTCCGGTCTCGGACGTGACGGCGCTGGAAAAACAGGGCACCAACATGAAGTTGCTGGCCGAACGTGGCGTGCAGGTCTTCTTTACTCAGGTTTTCCGCGACAGCTTCTTCCATGCTGACATGCATCCGGGCAACATTTTTGTCAGCTATGAGCACCCGGAAGATCCTAAATACATCGGCATCGACTGCGGTATTGTCGGCTCGCTGAATAAAGAGGATAAGCGTTATCTCGCCGAGAACTTTATCGCTTTCTTCAATCGCGACTACCGTAAGGTGGCCGAGCTGCACGTGGATTCAGGCTGGGTTCCGCCAGATACCAACGTGGAAGAGTTTGAATTTGCGATCCGCACCGTCTGTGAGCCGATTTTTGAAAAGCCGCTCTCGGAGATCTCTTTCGGACACGTCCTGCTCAACCTGTTCAACACCGCACGCCGTTTCAATATGGAAGTGCAGCCACAATTAGTTTTACTTCAGAAAACATTACTTTACGTTGAGGGCGTAGGCCGCCAGCTCTATCCTCAGTTAGACTTGTGGAAAACCGCGAAACCGTTCCTCGAATCCTGGATTAAGGATCAGGTCGGTATTCCAGCCCTGGTTCGCTCGCTTAAAGAGAAAGGCCCGTTCTGGATTGAAAAAATGCCTGAAATTCCTGAACTGGTTTACGACAGTTTGCGTCAGAGCAAGAACCTTCAGCACAGCATGGATAAAATCGCGCACGAGCTTCAATCCAGTCGCGTGCGTCAGGGGCAGTCCCGCTATCTCTTCGGAATTGGCGCGACGCTGCTGATAAGCGGCACGTTGCTGTTGATCAATCGTCCGGACTGGGAAATGATGCCAGCCTGGATTATGGCTGCCGGTGTGGTTGTCTGGCTTGCTGGCTGGCGAAAAACGCGCTGA
- the tatA gene encoding Sec-independent protein translocase subunit TatA, with amino-acid sequence MGGISIWQLVIIAVIVVLLFGTKKLGSIGSDLGASIKGFKKAMSDDENKQEKTSQDADFTAKSIADKQDEAKKEEAKRHDKEQV; translated from the coding sequence ATGGGTGGTATCAGTATCTGGCAGTTAGTGATCATTGCCGTCATCGTTGTGCTGCTGTTTGGCACGAAAAAACTCGGATCGATTGGTTCCGACCTGGGCGCGTCAATCAAAGGCTTCAAGAAAGCCATGAGCGATGATGAGAATAAGCAGGAAAAAACCAGTCAGGATGCTGATTTTACCGCTAAATCCATCGCCGATAAGCAGGACGAAGCCAAAAAGGAAGAGGCTAAACGTCACGATAAAGAGCAGGTGTAA
- the tatB gene encoding Sec-independent protein translocase protein TatB, with the protein MFDIGFGELLLVFVIGLIVLGPQRLPVAVKTVVGWVRALRSLATTVQNELAQELKLQEFQDSLKKVEKASMDNLTPELKASMDELREAAESMKRSYSINDPEKASDEANTIHNPVVKGSEEQREGVTPSSAEHQAASPEQSPQEPEVKKQVPPEELVVKTAEVKPAAPVSESSPSSSDKA; encoded by the coding sequence GTGTTCGACATTGGTTTTGGTGAGTTACTGCTGGTCTTTGTGATTGGTCTGATTGTGTTGGGGCCGCAGCGTTTACCCGTTGCGGTGAAAACCGTCGTGGGCTGGGTGCGGGCACTTCGCTCGCTGGCAACTACCGTGCAGAACGAGCTGGCACAGGAGCTGAAGCTTCAGGAATTTCAGGACAGCCTGAAAAAGGTTGAAAAGGCGAGCATGGATAACCTGACGCCGGAGCTGAAAGCATCAATGGATGAGTTACGCGAAGCGGCTGAATCCATGAAGCGCTCATACAGCATTAACGATCCTGAGAAGGCGAGCGATGAAGCAAACACCATCCATAATCCGGTGGTGAAGGGCAGCGAAGAGCAGCGCGAGGGTGTGACGCCTTCCAGCGCGGAGCATCAGGCCGCTTCGCCAGAGCAATCGCCGCAGGAGCCCGAAGTGAAAAAGCAGGTGCCGCCGGAAGAGCTCGTGGTCAAAACGGCTGAGGTAAAACCCGCCGCGCCTGTTTCCGAATCATCCCCCTCGTCGAGTGATAAAGCGTAA
- the tatC gene encoding Sec-independent protein translocase subunit TatC — MAVDDTQPLIAHLIELRKRLLNCIIAVFLIFLCLVYFANDIYQVVSAPLIKQMPLGATMIATDVASPFFTPIKLTFWVSLIASAPVILYQVWAFVAPALYRHERKLVIPLLVSSSLLFYIGMAFAYFVVFPLAFGFLTHTAPEGVQVSTDIASYLSFVMALFMAFGVAFEVPVAIVLLCWVGVTTPDDLRKKRPYILVGAFVVGMLLTPPDVFSQTLLAIPMYCLFEVGVFFARFYVGKGRTRDEEDEPSEETTKE, encoded by the coding sequence ATGGCAGTAGATGATACTCAACCGCTGATTGCGCACCTCATTGAGCTGCGTAAGCGCCTGTTAAACTGCATTATTGCGGTTTTCCTCATTTTTTTATGTCTGGTCTATTTCGCCAACGATATCTATCAGGTGGTTTCCGCGCCGCTGATTAAACAGATGCCGCTGGGCGCGACGATGATTGCAACGGACGTTGCTTCACCGTTCTTTACCCCCATCAAGCTGACCTTCTGGGTATCGTTGATTGCATCTGCACCGGTCATTTTGTATCAGGTCTGGGCATTTGTGGCGCCCGCGCTGTACAGGCATGAACGCAAGCTGGTTATTCCGCTGCTGGTGTCCAGTTCGCTGCTGTTTTACATCGGCATGGCGTTCGCCTACTTCGTTGTCTTCCCGCTGGCCTTTGGCTTCCTGACGCATACCGCGCCGGAAGGGGTACAGGTTTCGACGGACATCGCCAGCTACCTCAGCTTCGTGATGGCGCTGTTTATGGCCTTTGGTGTCGCCTTCGAGGTGCCCGTAGCGATTGTCCTGCTCTGCTGGGTAGGGGTGACCACGCCTGACGATCTGCGTAAGAAGCGCCCGTACATCCTGGTGGGGGCATTTGTTGTAGGTATGCTGTTAACGCCACCGGACGTCTTCTCGCAAACCTTACTGGCGATACCGATGTACTGCCTGTTTGAAGTCGGCGTGTTCTTCGCTCGTTTCTACGTCGGAAAGGGGCGTACCCGGGACGAAGAAGACGAGCCGTCTGAAGAGACTACTAAAGAATAA